From the Odontesthes bonariensis isolate fOdoBon6 chromosome 9, fOdoBon6.hap1, whole genome shotgun sequence genome, the window TGGCCTGTCAGGATTGTTCACCTGTGCCGCAGGCGCAGTGACGGGGCCCTTGTCATCCTGAAGGAGATCCCCGTGGAGCAGATGTCACGAGACGAACGCCTGGCAGCACAGAACGAGTGTCAGGTGCTCAAACTGCTCAACCATCCAAATATCATAGAGTACTACGAGAACTTCCTGGAAGACAAGGCCCTCATGATAGCGATGGAGTATGCACCTGGTAAGCTCACTGTTGTATCTCATTACACGACCCTCTTTTGTTCGTTGCGCAGCACTTAGTTTTTCCCATGCTTTAGTGCTGTAGGGCTCAATAACTTTCCTCATTCCCACGTAAGGCCCGGGAAGACCACTCGAGAACCTCttaatatgtgtgtgtggtgaTGGTGTTGCGAGGGACTATGTAATCGGGTAAATGATATATGTTGTCATCACTGAATCCACAGTTTCTTCAACACGACCCACCTCCATCACCCTGGAATTATCAGATCACATGCGTCGGCTGTCCATATTTTCAATTTAAAGATCACCTTTGGGCTGTCATCATCAATACATTTTAACGCCTCGGGTCAATTGAGTGGCTTGATTTGCATGGGAAAAACAAATGTGTCTCATCATCAAAACTCATGTCTTTCTGTGCTTTATTACCATTTGAAGATTTCTTTCCTTCTCACCTTGTTTGGTTTGCCTATCATTGTTAGTTATGTTGTAATCTGTCTTTCCATTTTTGGAGTAGTTACTTTTGGTAAAATCAAGTGTTTTCTGCtggctgtgattttttttcttctccataGAGAAGAAAAGCTTAAGGAGGAAGGTTGAAACTTCCAAAAAGTATGAGATTATCTACTTCACTGCTGCTCATGAAGAGATAGAAAAATAACTTTACAAGGCTAGATGTTTATCTACTAAGTAACTGTTTCATTCTTATGGTTCCAGTGAGCATCCATATTGTTTATTACCTATTCTATGTTCTCTTTGTGCAGGTGGAACCCTGGCTGACTACATACAGAAGCGCTGTAATTCCCTCCTGGACGAGGACACCATCCTTCACTTCTTCGTGCAGATTTTGCTCGCTCTGTACCACGTGCACAACAAGCTGATCTTGCACCGTGACCTCAAGACCCAAAATATTCTTCTCGACAAGCACCAGATGATCGTCAAAATTGGGGACTTCGGCATATCCAAAATTCTTGTTAGCAAGAGCAAAGCTTACACGGTGagctgattttcttttgtttcgaAGCTGTGGATAGAATAACCCCATAATACGTGGGAGCATGAATTATTAGCTGCTGCTTTGACTGTGCAGGTGGTTGGGACTCCTTGCTACATCTCCCCAGAGCTGTGTGAGGGAAAGCCGTACAACCAGAAGAGTGACATCTGGGCTTTGGGCTGTGTGCTGTATGAGCTAGCGAGCCTCAAGAGAGCCTTCGAAGCTGCAGTactaaaaaattattttcaacaatcctttggttttttttggatgttttgatAATGATGTATTTGCTGTAGCTTTTACAGTAGTATTAATCTCAGTAATATATAAACTCTGTGCAGAGGATATGAAACCATCCTAACGAACATAAACGCCACGCTAAATTCACTAAAGGATACTTCACCTTTCTCAGAATATTTCATGTGAAAACTGCAGGTTTTCTCATATTAAAGCATCATTAGGACTGGGgctttttattttcacacaaacCAATAATTCAGTCAAATGTTTCTGCCTTTTGCTCAAATCTATCTGCACTACCAAGTCCACAGTGGATTACGGACGTGAGAACCTTTAGTCCACCTTTTGTGGAGTTTAAGGAGACGATTTTAGACATTATTTTTTCCAATCCTTGTGCAGTTTGTCCCACACGCTTTGGTTTTCCTTTCAGAATCTACCTGCCCTCGTTCTGAAAATCATGAGCGGTACCTTTGCTCCAATCTCAGACCGATACAGCCCAGAACTGAGACAGCTCATCCTCAACATGCTCAATCTGGATCCGTCCAAACGGCCTCAACTCAACGAAATCATGGCTCTGCCCATATGCATCAGGCCTCTGCTTAATCTCTACACAGACATAGGCAATGTGAAAATGCGAAGGTGGAGCTTCAGTGCACTCATATTGATAATTAGACCTTTTAAATGAGCAGTTTGTACTCATTTGTGATAAGATTTCACAATGCTTTGTCCCGTGAGATTATATTCCTAAATTTTCCCCTCCAGGATTGAGAAACCACTGTCTGCAGTGCAGCCTGGTCCTCGTGGACGACAAGGAGGGAGAGTTCCCACCAACAGGTCCAGAGGTGATGCACCTAATATTGTTTGACAACAGATCAGACTGCACTACACTGACCACAGCAGTAACTGGTTATTACTACTTGCTCCGAAACAGATGGGTCAGTCGGTTTAGGCTCTGGAAAGGTGCATTCCCTCCCGCTGTCCTCTGTGTATACGTGGGGCAGTGGCATCACGACGCCTCTCCGTCTGCCAATGCTCAACACTGAAGTGCTTCAGGTGTCTCTTGGCCGCACTCAGAAAATGGGAGTCACCAAGTCTGGTCGTCTAATTACATGGGAGGTCTGTCTGAAACCTGATGTTTTATATTTGTATAGTTTCCTAAAGTGAGAAATTATAATGGAAAAATCCTTCTTAAACAGCACTGTTGTCTCACAGCATAAAGGTTCCTGGTACAAACCTATAGAATATAGAAAAACACCCGGTCAAGATCACAGGCTGATGGTGTTTTAATGGTGTGGCAGCGGGTGGATTCTTTCATTTTCTATATTCAATATGATGCTTATTATGATTTATCATCACAGGCTCCATCAGTGGTGTCCGGAGAGGCCAGTCTTCCTGGCCTTGTGGAACAGATGCAGCCTCCTTTTATTTCTCGTTTCCTCGAGGGTCAGTCTGGTGTCACCATCAAGTCTGTGTCCTGTGGGGATCTCTTTACCACCTGCATGACAGGTTGGTGGGCTTTTCCTCTTTGGATAGATTAAAAAGATCACAGCCATGCCCTGTAACTCCAGCTTAGGGCTCTGCTTTAGGAAATCTATGATTATACCGCACTTTTGTCctcacactctgatgcagcatTTGAAACTGCACATATGAAACTGTGGATGCAGCAGGCTCTTTTTTCCTGAAAGTGTGAATCTGCTTGTGAATTAAACCTCTTCTTGCTTGTCTGGCAGTTTGGAAGAGCTGTTTTTCTGGAGCTCAAACTGTGGAGCTCTGTTAGCCAGTTTGCTGCAGGAGGGTGTTTTCAGCCTGTCCAGCACTGGGAAGCAGATAACACAGGATTAAAGACCTTTCCTCTTAGCTCAGTTGCCTCTCTTTCATCACTTTTCACTGTACACAGATTAACAATTCCTGGATCAGGATTAGAAGCATTTTGTTGGTGTACACTACAATACACCTACACTCATCAACTAATAGTCCTGTTAATcccctgttttt encodes:
- the nek8 gene encoding serine/threonine-protein kinase Nek8 encodes the protein MEKYEKIKVVGRGAFGIVHLCRRRSDGALVILKEIPVEQMSRDERLAAQNECQVLKLLNHPNIIEYYENFLEDKALMIAMEYAPGGTLADYIQKRCNSLLDEDTILHFFVQILLALYHVHNKLILHRDLKTQNILLDKHQMIVKIGDFGISKILVSKSKAYTVVGTPCYISPELCEGKPYNQKSDIWALGCVLYELASLKRAFEAANLPALVLKIMSGTFAPISDRYSPELRQLILNMLNLDPSKRPQLNEIMALPICIRPLLNLYTDIGNVKMRRIEKPLSAVQPGPRGRQGGRVPTNRSRDGSVGLGSGKVHSLPLSSVYTWGSGITTPLRLPMLNTEVLQVSLGRTQKMGVTKSGRLITWEAPSVVSGEASLPGLVEQMQPPFISRFLEGQSGVTIKSVSCGDLFTTCMTDRGIIMTFGSGSNGCLGHDNFNDVTQPKIVEALLGYELVQVSCGASHVVAVTNEREVFAWGRGDNGRLGLGTQDTHNCPQQVCLPVEFEAQKVVCGIDCTMIIGTQGSIVACGSNRFNKLGLDKITAEEESNPVNQVEEVHSYTPVQSAPLNTEKIVYIDIGTSHSVAVTEGGQCFTFGSNQHRQMGCSSRRSSRLPYHVHGLQGITMAACGDAFTLAIGSEGEVYTWGKGARGRLGRKEEDCGIPKAVQLDESHPFTVTSVACCHGNTLLAVKPLFEEPVPR